One segment of Leptospira kirschneri serovar Cynopteri str. 3522 CT DNA contains the following:
- the purT gene encoding formate-dependent phosphoribosylglycinamide formyltransferase: protein MKKKILLLGSGELGKEFVIAAQRLGQYVIAVDSYNDAPAMQVAHEKEIINMLDGNLLDQVVAKHKPDLIVPEIEAIQTERFYEYEKQGYQVVPSAKAANFTMNRKSIRDLAAKDLKLLTAKYVYASSIEELIKATEILGFPCVAKPLMSSSGKGQSVIQSQEEISKAWEASQTKGRAGAAEIIVEEFIPFESEITLLTVTQKNGKTLFCPPIGHRQERGDYQESWQPAAISEIQLKEAQRMADAVTKELTGFGIWGVEFFLTEDKVYFSELSPRPHDTGMVTLAGTQNFNEFELHLRAILGIPISEITLERKGASAVILASAENKIPEISGLDIASGMSESDFRIFGKPITRPYRRMGVTLSYSTKGEEISSLRKRAVLLASKIKVN, encoded by the coding sequence ATGAAAAAGAAAATCCTTCTTTTAGGTTCCGGTGAACTCGGTAAAGAATTTGTAATCGCGGCTCAGAGATTGGGGCAATACGTTATCGCAGTCGATTCTTATAACGATGCTCCCGCTATGCAAGTCGCTCACGAAAAAGAAATCATCAATATGTTGGACGGAAATCTTTTAGATCAAGTCGTAGCAAAACATAAACCGGATTTGATTGTTCCAGAAATCGAAGCGATTCAAACAGAACGTTTTTACGAATATGAAAAACAAGGTTATCAAGTTGTTCCCTCGGCAAAAGCTGCCAATTTTACTATGAATCGTAAATCGATCCGAGATCTCGCTGCTAAAGATCTAAAACTTCTAACGGCTAAATATGTATACGCTTCTTCTATAGAAGAACTAATTAAAGCAACGGAAATATTAGGTTTTCCTTGTGTTGCAAAACCGCTCATGTCTTCTTCTGGAAAAGGGCAATCAGTTATCCAGTCTCAAGAAGAAATTTCCAAAGCTTGGGAAGCGTCTCAAACAAAAGGCCGTGCCGGTGCCGCAGAAATTATCGTGGAAGAATTTATTCCTTTCGAGTCGGAAATTACTCTTTTAACGGTTACTCAGAAAAACGGTAAAACCTTATTTTGTCCACCGATCGGTCATCGACAAGAAAGAGGAGATTATCAGGAAAGCTGGCAACCGGCCGCAATTTCGGAAATTCAACTAAAAGAAGCGCAGAGAATGGCCGACGCAGTGACAAAAGAACTGACTGGTTTTGGTATTTGGGGAGTGGAATTTTTTTTAACCGAGGATAAGGTTTATTTTTCGGAACTTTCTCCGAGGCCACATGATACCGGGATGGTTACGTTAGCCGGAACACAGAACTTCAACGAGTTCGAACTTCATCTTAGAGCGATTTTGGGAATTCCTATTTCAGAAATTACTCTGGAAAGAAAAGGCGCAAGCGCTGTAATTCTTGCGAGTGCTGAAAATAAAATACCCGAAATTAGTGGGTTGGATATTGCATCTGGAATGTCTGAATCGGATTTTAGAATTTTCGGAAAACCTATTACAAGACCATATCGCAGAATGGGCGTTACACTTTCTTATTCTACAAAAGGAGAGGAAATTTCTTCTCTTCGGAAACGTGCGGTTCTTTTGGCTTCTAAAATCAAAGTCAATTGA
- a CDS encoding FecR family protein has protein sequence MQKKISIFFFIYILVLNLFFSCNLIAYLFLPKEIVPSKMIIIFHTGEIEIVRYGKILPSSTGLILQECDLIRTFSGSVDIQSGNGNLIRIKPYTEIILKNLPNKQHKETNLYFQSGELLIKTDKLKTDESFYISTSTTVADVRGSIFSLKLTEGSQSPEVKVYEGAVGMNFKIPNKILEKIKTMNEKVYDEFIIFLEKNEVVLDKREVSLIRPSQDRMIQLILTKVENKEDISKELATIQKIENFSLQKTTFVETPQEIAEIETLVRVDRIIVDQALAEQDSNEVQPFISSISSEIQRDQNSKLDQALNKIQTKIEENVLKYESEIYEYYNVFETVVKEDGSKLSGAIVTQVGDTLILHTLKGAIRLNKNEIDYVDYQSSIIKNK, from the coding sequence ATGCAAAAAAAAATTTCGATCTTTTTTTTTATCTATATACTCGTCTTGAATTTGTTTTTCTCTTGCAACCTAATTGCGTATTTGTTCCTCCCAAAAGAAATTGTTCCTTCAAAAATGATCATAATCTTTCATACCGGCGAAATTGAAATCGTTAGATATGGAAAAATCTTACCTTCTTCCACAGGCCTAATTTTACAGGAATGCGATCTGATTCGAACTTTTTCCGGATCGGTTGATATTCAATCCGGAAATGGAAATCTGATTCGAATAAAACCTTATACAGAAATCATATTAAAAAATCTTCCAAACAAACAGCACAAAGAAACAAATCTTTATTTTCAATCTGGAGAATTGTTGATTAAAACGGACAAACTTAAAACGGATGAGTCTTTTTATATATCTACTTCCACGACGGTTGCGGATGTTCGAGGAAGTATTTTTTCATTAAAACTCACGGAAGGTAGTCAATCTCCTGAAGTAAAAGTTTACGAAGGTGCAGTCGGGATGAATTTCAAAATTCCGAATAAAATCTTGGAAAAAATCAAAACGATGAACGAGAAAGTATATGATGAATTTATAATATTTTTGGAAAAAAACGAGGTTGTTTTAGACAAAAGGGAAGTTTCTCTTATAAGGCCGAGTCAGGATCGAATGATCCAACTCATTTTGACAAAAGTGGAAAACAAAGAAGATATTTCTAAAGAACTTGCTACGATTCAGAAAATCGAAAATTTCAGTCTTCAAAAAACCACTTTTGTAGAAACTCCTCAAGAAATTGCAGAAATAGAAACTCTTGTCCGCGTAGACCGAATTATAGTCGACCAAGCCTTAGCCGAACAAGATTCTAACGAAGTCCAACCTTTTATTTCTTCGATTTCTTCGGAAATTCAGAGGGATCAAAATTCCAAATTAGATCAAGCCTTGAACAAAATTCAAACAAAGATAGAAGAAAACGTTTTGAAATACGAATCTGAAATTTATGAATATTATAATGTTTTTGAAACTGTAGTCAAAGAAGACGGTTCAAAACTTTCAGGCGCGATCGTTACTCAAGTCGGTGATACATTGATTTTACATACTCTTAAGGGAGCAATCCGCTTAAATAAAAACGAAATTGATTATGTCGATTATCAAAGTTCTATAATAAAGAACAAATAA
- a CDS encoding helix-turn-helix domain-containing protein, protein MYKTLTSNFRIFVLIFGVFISFFPVFAHPESVLLTQETSSKNISSLIEYRYRGQQFAGCSPDHIDGLEDLEWHQILTEVLRVKRTPFGNWLRFSVKNSESTIQSRILLLGWLNVPDTQLCFFDKSGKFVSAKSGYSNRIEDEKILTNLPHFRIDLEPNENRIFYLFVLSNEDINYRIQIMGLEEFELRKRLRSIISYSIIGIVMIAIFYSLFCYYRFRNFTFVSFLLYIISVLVTFYFLHGRTFAEIAGNTNNLFRHSYFLFLGISYVLLFLYLFSVDKTNQKKVYRSVFFWIAGALGVLYFLIPLLHSWYDHRILLLVVTVGLSSFYFIRVHYQFFGPNSSIGFLYTTSWAVFLVLDIYKTIFHFDFYPFNYFSVFGVVLFLPFHSILVSFSLNEFLNRKKSQKLEDKDSIQTRKSTTSSLNVIEIVQNVKNLLEKKKVFLQKSLKEENVAKELGLSLHQLSEIINVEFGNNFPSLINQHRVEEAKKLLLDHPDKTTAEIGSSAGFSSKSAFYMEFKKFTGTNPNAYRRKELKNESTFRKNF, encoded by the coding sequence ATGTATAAAACCCTAACTTCTAATTTTAGAATTTTTGTGCTGATTTTTGGCGTTTTTATTTCTTTTTTTCCGGTTTTTGCTCATCCTGAATCGGTATTACTTACCCAGGAAACTTCTTCAAAAAACATAAGTTCCCTTATAGAATATAGATATAGGGGGCAACAATTTGCAGGTTGTTCTCCGGATCATATAGATGGTTTGGAAGATTTAGAATGGCATCAAATTCTGACCGAAGTTTTACGCGTAAAAAGAACACCTTTTGGGAATTGGCTTAGATTTAGCGTTAAAAATTCCGAATCCACGATCCAAAGTAGAATTCTTTTACTCGGATGGTTGAACGTTCCAGATACTCAGCTTTGTTTTTTTGATAAAAGCGGAAAGTTCGTTTCTGCGAAATCTGGTTATTCAAATCGTATAGAAGATGAAAAGATTCTCACGAATTTACCTCATTTCAGAATAGATTTAGAACCTAACGAAAATAGAATTTTCTATCTTTTTGTTTTATCGAACGAAGATATCAATTATCGAATTCAAATCATGGGCTTAGAGGAATTTGAACTTCGTAAAAGACTTAGATCGATCATTTCTTATTCAATCATAGGAATTGTAATGATTGCGATTTTTTATTCTCTTTTTTGTTATTATCGATTTAGGAATTTTACTTTCGTTTCTTTTTTATTGTATATCATTTCTGTTCTTGTTACTTTTTATTTTCTTCACGGACGTACTTTTGCAGAAATTGCGGGAAATACAAATAATCTATTTCGACACAGTTATTTTTTGTTCCTTGGGATTTCTTACGTACTTTTATTTTTATATTTATTCTCGGTAGATAAAACCAACCAAAAAAAAGTTTATCGTTCTGTGTTTTTTTGGATCGCTGGAGCTTTAGGAGTTTTATATTTTTTAATTCCCCTCTTACATTCTTGGTATGATCATAGAATTTTACTTTTAGTCGTTACGGTAGGCCTTTCTTCTTTTTATTTTATACGGGTACACTATCAATTTTTCGGCCCTAACTCTTCGATTGGATTTCTTTATACCACGTCTTGGGCCGTGTTTTTAGTATTAGATATTTATAAAACTATTTTTCATTTTGATTTTTATCCGTTTAATTATTTTTCCGTGTTTGGGGTTGTATTATTTTTACCTTTTCATTCTATCTTAGTAAGTTTTTCTTTGAATGAATTTTTGAATCGGAAAAAGTCTCAGAAACTTGAAGATAAAGATTCCATACAAACTAGAAAGTCCACGACTAGTTCTTTAAATGTGATAGAAATTGTCCAAAACGTTAAGAACCTTTTAGAAAAGAAAAAAGTATTTCTTCAAAAATCTTTAAAGGAAGAAAATGTAGCTAAAGAACTTGGTTTAAGTCTCCATCAACTTTCTGAAATCATCAACGTGGAATTTGGCAACAATTTTCCTTCTTTAATCAATCAACATAGAGTTGAAGAGGCTAAAAAACTTCTTCTCGATCATCCGGATAAAACTACTGCTGAAATCGGAAGTAGCGCGGGATTTAGTTCTAAATCTGCGTTTTATATGGAATTTAAAAAGTTTACCGGAACAAATCCGAACGCATATCGTAGAAAAGAACTTAAAAACGAATCTACATTTCGTAAAAATTTTTAA
- a CDS encoding sodium-dependent bicarbonate transport family permease — translation MDTHAILENVLNPPVLFFFLGMGVVFFKSDLVIPESLSKFFSMYLLFAIGFKGGHELSKTAFSQEHLFTLLACSVMAVIVPIYAYFVLKIKLDKHNAAALAGSFGSISAVTFVTAGAFLHNLKVEYGGFIVAGMALMESPAIVIAVVLDRLNKNKMNGGGAINWKALLHEALFGSSIYLLVGALIVGYVTGDSGWKAEKVFADDLFKGILTFFLLDMGISAARRFKELANVGLFLIVAAIVLMIVNATIGLVLTKVIEMPAGDALMFVVLCASASYIAVPAAMKDMIPEANPSVYLTVALSIVFPINIVAGIPLYYYLVTST, via the coding sequence ATGGACACGCACGCAATTTTAGAAAATGTGCTAAACCCGCCGGTATTGTTTTTCTTCCTTGGGATGGGAGTCGTTTTTTTTAAATCGGATTTGGTGATTCCCGAATCCCTGTCTAAATTCTTTTCAATGTATCTTCTTTTTGCCATCGGCTTTAAGGGAGGACACGAATTATCCAAAACCGCATTCAGTCAAGAACATCTTTTTACTCTGCTTGCATGTTCGGTTATGGCGGTTATAGTTCCTATCTATGCCTATTTTGTTTTGAAAATTAAACTCGATAAGCACAACGCCGCCGCCTTAGCGGGTTCCTTTGGTTCTATTAGCGCCGTCACATTTGTAACGGCAGGCGCTTTTCTACACAATCTGAAAGTGGAATATGGCGGGTTTATCGTCGCTGGGATGGCCCTAATGGAATCTCCTGCGATCGTAATCGCCGTGGTTTTAGACCGTTTAAATAAAAATAAAATGAACGGAGGTGGGGCTATCAACTGGAAGGCTCTGTTACACGAAGCTCTTTTTGGTTCTTCGATTTATCTTTTAGTCGGAGCTCTAATCGTAGGTTATGTCACCGGAGATTCTGGTTGGAAAGCGGAGAAAGTTTTTGCGGATGATCTATTTAAGGGAATTCTTACATTCTTTCTTTTAGATATGGGTATTTCAGCCGCTCGTAGATTTAAAGAACTCGCTAACGTTGGATTATTCCTAATTGTTGCGGCTATTGTTTTGATGATTGTAAACGCAACAATAGGTTTGGTTCTTACTAAAGTGATCGAAATGCCAGCCGGAGACGCTTTGATGTTTGTAGTTCTATGTGCTTCTGCGTCCTATATAGCCGTACCTGCCGCTATGAAAGATATGATTCCGGAAGCAAATCCGAGTGTCTATCTTACCGTTGCGCTTTCGATTGTTTTTCCGATTAACATTGTTGCGGGAATTCCGCTCTATTACTATCTCGTGACTTCAACTTAA
- a CDS encoding alginate export family protein: MTSSQKKHSVKIGFIFFFLLSFGNGALLSQTTQTTENKSSVESPASTKQVTDTKSEDADYVSPMKKEGVNAEYNRHMFIDPDLSKTVNKYSNKLWVNDWIKLGFYLRPRYESRNNLNFDKSNHAYTDRIMQTSAFYFLIDPSPYVTFKITVQDTRVWGGASPANVGDIRSGFFSNTPTLSSDPNVPGRPNNSVASNNTSIREAFVMIKKLPLDAKVQVGRQIWAYGDQRMLGGANWTINGLSYDGARVMFDYESFSSHFFVARPFWTQSGVNGVVSANDPKLNSTVTNTNPSASQSDTTLFGTYNTFKILNEVVLDVYNIDVVKKWIPQTTPSSTADDVLAQNRKKQNDMLYTTGFRLTNRTNKNNLPQGKGWDWTIESAWQNGYNGQRIHQKFFGYDLPTTTEDGIPLANTRTERVKYSGQFHVVQTGYTFAEKLRIGAQYTYASGDNNRADGSVSTFQTLVNPRFGVIPYWNNVAGLSENIDTKNLSSWNANITYKNEKWGMFQIAYIINDKVQKNDAWYAINGGANSIAGSALSSPVATSTNVSGGTSAAGSTENYTGNSFTQPYSTGRNIYNELDLTWMFQINDNVSIWTGAGFLIAGNSIRNYRNSPLIYNTTTNEFELNSAAFMKQHTSANNASVFFFQLNAAL; the protein is encoded by the coding sequence ATGACTTCGAGCCAAAAAAAACATTCTGTAAAAATAGGTTTCATTTTTTTCTTTCTCCTTTCCTTTGGGAATGGAGCGTTATTGTCTCAAACCACCCAGACGACGGAGAATAAATCTTCCGTTGAATCCCCCGCCAGTACAAAGCAGGTGACCGATACAAAATCCGAAGACGCGGATTACGTTTCTCCCATGAAAAAAGAAGGAGTAAACGCTGAATATAATCGACATATGTTTATTGATCCGGATCTTTCTAAAACCGTGAACAAATATTCCAATAAACTTTGGGTCAACGATTGGATTAAGTTAGGATTTTATCTAAGACCTAGATACGAATCCAGAAACAATCTCAATTTCGATAAATCCAATCATGCTTATACCGATCGTATCATGCAGACTTCTGCATTTTATTTTCTTATCGATCCAAGTCCGTATGTAACTTTTAAAATCACAGTCCAAGATACCAGAGTTTGGGGTGGCGCTTCTCCAGCAAACGTAGGAGACATTCGTTCCGGTTTTTTTAGTAACACTCCTACTCTTAGCTCCGACCCGAACGTTCCTGGCAGGCCGAACAATTCAGTCGCTTCCAATAATACGAGTATTCGAGAAGCTTTTGTGATGATCAAAAAACTTCCTTTAGATGCGAAAGTACAGGTTGGTAGACAGATTTGGGCTTATGGAGATCAAAGAATGTTAGGCGGCGCAAACTGGACCATTAACGGTCTTTCTTATGACGGCGCTAGAGTGATGTTCGACTATGAGAGTTTTAGTTCCCATTTTTTTGTAGCAAGGCCCTTTTGGACGCAAAGTGGCGTAAACGGGGTTGTCTCAGCGAACGATCCTAAATTAAATTCGACTGTAACAAACACAAATCCATCTGCGTCTCAATCGGACACAACTCTTTTTGGTACTTATAATACTTTCAAAATTTTGAATGAAGTTGTTTTAGATGTTTATAATATAGATGTGGTTAAAAAATGGATTCCTCAAACTACTCCTTCTTCTACCGCAGATGACGTTCTAGCCCAAAACCGTAAAAAGCAAAACGACATGCTTTATACAACCGGTTTTAGACTTACAAACAGAACCAATAAGAACAACCTTCCTCAAGGAAAGGGCTGGGATTGGACGATCGAAAGCGCTTGGCAAAACGGTTATAACGGCCAAAGAATTCATCAAAAGTTTTTTGGTTACGATCTCCCAACTACAACCGAAGACGGTATTCCTCTTGCTAATACTAGAACGGAAAGAGTCAAATATTCGGGACAATTCCATGTAGTTCAAACCGGTTATACCTTTGCAGAAAAGTTAAGAATAGGTGCTCAATATACTTACGCTTCCGGAGACAACAATAGAGCCGACGGAAGTGTTTCTACTTTCCAAACTCTCGTCAATCCTCGTTTTGGAGTAATTCCCTATTGGAACAACGTAGCGGGTCTTTCCGAAAACATTGATACTAAAAATCTAAGTTCTTGGAACGCGAACATTACTTACAAAAACGAAAAATGGGGTATGTTCCAAATCGCTTATATTATCAACGATAAGGTTCAGAAAAACGACGCTTGGTACGCGATCAACGGCGGTGCAAATTCTATCGCAGGTTCTGCGCTCTCTTCTCCCGTAGCAACGTCGACTAACGTATCTGGTGGAACTTCTGCTGCTGGTTCGACCGAAAATTATACTGGAAATTCTTTTACACAACCTTATTCAACAGGTAGAAATATTTATAACGAATTGGATCTAACTTGGATGTTTCAAATCAATGATAATGTATCTATTTGGACGGGTGCAGGTTTCTTAATTGCCGGTAATTCAATTCGAAACTATAGAAACAGTCCTTTGATATACAACACAACAACGAACGAATTTGAATTAAATTCCGCCGCGTTTATGAAACAACATACCTCAGCAAACAATGCGAGCGTATTTTTCTTTCAATTGAACGCCGCACTTTAA
- a CDS encoding proton-conducting transporter membrane subunit, whose translation MTVLSYLIVLMSLVAPFLAAKVLGKNFLEQDSVLFIGLTLQAVLGFISSIYVYGYEHRKRTTVLLGYSVFFLSTGLCYLVGKTLWLILFWELSTVSAFLLYQGGKWTPNSIKSFIALVVAGGVGAFCFTYWIYSPKSEFGNMFLVAGLLVKAAFFGFHFWLPEAHSGSPAHASAAYSGILVNLPLILFHQLVAPWFGNTIYIKILIPLAGFGVLWAGLSSLFSRDAKKAIAYSTVENMNFLFLCILLSALWKDSEIESLKVLSRSFSFLFILSLIHHSISKTFQFLSIGYLTKISGFSNVDQNTGVGRISGLPTSLLSLGTISFLAIPGTTGFLSEATFVKLVAGVLEIPGQSAILILPLLILVSSGLVLGAAGHLRIFLGMVLSRPRTNWPEHKPSRSVFYSIFSSGILILIVSFGISAYALYHSPTKEWLDEEWYKGLAIVNFIGLGMIVLVGIMGLRTKISKRKLWDCGGNYGGADVAIPSDGISDPLFPSLGRYFTNVEGNSRLDEGILQGIIKFLNVFKTKPNETNEESISINLAFSSVTVVILLFVIIGLKLTEGDLWKLFLNTLTR comes from the coding sequence ATGACCGTTTTATCTTATCTGATAGTCTTAATGTCGCTTGTTGCACCTTTTTTAGCGGCAAAGGTGCTCGGTAAAAATTTTTTAGAACAAGATTCGGTTTTATTCATCGGTCTTACTCTTCAAGCCGTTTTGGGGTTCATTTCTTCCATTTATGTTTATGGATATGAACATCGCAAAAGAACTACCGTACTTTTAGGATATTCCGTATTCTTTCTTAGTACGGGTCTTTGTTATTTAGTCGGAAAGACATTATGGCTGATTCTATTTTGGGAATTATCAACTGTTAGTGCTTTTCTTCTTTATCAAGGAGGCAAATGGACTCCAAACTCCATAAAAAGTTTTATCGCGTTAGTCGTCGCGGGTGGAGTAGGAGCATTTTGTTTTACGTATTGGATCTATTCACCTAAAAGCGAATTTGGAAATATGTTTTTGGTAGCCGGCCTTTTGGTCAAAGCAGCTTTTTTTGGTTTTCATTTTTGGCTTCCGGAGGCACACTCCGGTTCTCCTGCTCACGCATCAGCCGCTTATTCCGGAATTCTGGTAAATCTTCCTTTGATTCTTTTTCATCAACTAGTAGCACCTTGGTTTGGAAATACGATCTATATTAAAATCTTAATTCCTCTCGCGGGTTTTGGAGTTCTCTGGGCGGGTCTTTCTTCCTTATTTTCAAGAGATGCAAAAAAAGCGATCGCTTATAGTACTGTGGAGAATATGAATTTTCTATTTCTCTGCATCCTTCTTTCCGCTTTGTGGAAAGACAGCGAAATAGAAAGTTTAAAAGTGTTGAGCAGATCTTTTTCGTTTCTGTTCATCTTGTCTTTGATCCATCATAGTATCAGCAAAACGTTTCAATTCCTTTCGATTGGATACCTCACTAAAATATCAGGTTTTTCGAATGTAGATCAGAATACAGGAGTAGGTAGAATTTCAGGACTTCCAACTTCTTTGCTGAGTTTGGGAACAATTAGTTTTCTTGCAATTCCAGGAACAACTGGGTTTCTTTCCGAAGCCACCTTTGTAAAGTTAGTCGCAGGTGTTTTGGAAATTCCAGGACAAAGTGCAATTCTTATTTTACCACTTTTGATTCTGGTTTCCTCCGGTTTGGTCTTAGGTGCGGCGGGACATTTGAGAATTTTCTTAGGAATGGTTTTATCCAGACCAAGAACAAATTGGCCGGAACATAAACCTTCTCGTTCAGTATTTTATTCTATTTTTTCAAGCGGTATTTTGATCTTAATCGTTTCGTTTGGAATTTCGGCTTACGCTCTTTATCATTCACCCACCAAAGAATGGTTAGACGAAGAGTGGTATAAAGGTCTTGCGATCGTGAACTTTATCGGGCTCGGAATGATTGTACTGGTTGGAATCATGGGTTTGAGAACCAAAATTTCCAAAAGAAAACTTTGGGACTGCGGCGGAAATTACGGAGGTGCTGACGTTGCAATTCCTTCCGACGGAATTTCAGATCCTCTCTTTCCTTCTTTGGGAAGATACTTCACCAACGTAGAAGGGAATTCTCGTTTGGATGAAGGAATACTTCAGGGAATTATAAAATTCTTAAATGTATTCAAAACCAAACCGAACGAGACAAACGAAGAATCGATCTCGATTAATCTTGCTTTTTCTTCTGTGACGGTGGTGATTCTTCTATTCGTAATTATTGGCCTGAAGTTGACCGAGGGAGACTTATGGAAATTATTCTTAAATACCTTGACCCGATAA
- a CDS encoding NADH-quinone oxidoreductase subunit H: MEIILKYLDPIIRVLSFIVLPFLCGGLVQKIRSYSQGRVGSPVFQILYDTWRMIRKKPVDGPFSGFFTEASPLIACLSGIAVWSLTSFEWGSFLLIPFLIGIMRFALLAYSVENGTSFAGMGAAREVILYVFCEPIMILVLVVFESHLVFNANFASLAFGGLFLLGTSLIILAELAKPPFDDPRTHLELTMVHEAMLLEASGSRRALFELAQQFKTCALFLFVAKMGVYHGEFFLSRSVPTFWLDIVAVLGAIFVSICVGYIEANSTRRKWLWVPELLGLNFIFMLFLGILLKLG; the protein is encoded by the coding sequence ATGGAAATTATTCTTAAATACCTTGACCCGATAATTCGGGTTTTATCATTTATCGTTCTTCCGTTTTTATGCGGAGGACTGGTTCAAAAAATAAGGTCTTATTCTCAAGGAAGAGTGGGCTCCCCCGTTTTTCAAATTCTTTATGATACTTGGAGAATGATCCGTAAAAAACCTGTAGACGGACCGTTTTCAGGATTTTTTACGGAAGCTTCTCCTCTTATAGCCTGTTTATCTGGAATTGCGGTTTGGAGTTTGACTAGTTTCGAATGGGGATCTTTTCTTTTGATTCCGTTTTTAATTGGGATCATGAGATTTGCGTTACTCGCTTATTCCGTAGAAAACGGTACGTCTTTCGCGGGAATGGGCGCAGCGAGAGAAGTTATACTCTACGTGTTCTGTGAACCAATTATGATTTTGGTTCTCGTGGTATTTGAATCACATCTGGTATTTAATGCAAACTTTGCAAGCCTCGCGTTCGGAGGTTTATTCCTCTTAGGAACTTCTTTGATAATTTTAGCGGAACTCGCCAAACCGCCGTTTGACGATCCTAGAACTCATTTGGAACTTACTATGGTTCATGAGGCTATGTTGCTCGAAGCATCCGGAAGCAGAAGGGCCCTTTTTGAATTAGCGCAACAATTTAAAACGTGCGCGTTATTTCTATTTGTAGCTAAGATGGGAGTTTATCACGGAGAATTTTTTTTAAGTCGTTCCGTACCTACTTTTTGGCTCGACATAGTCGCGGTTTTAGGAGCCATTTTCGTTTCAATTTGTGTGGGTTATATAGAAGCGAATAGTACTCGAAGAAAGTGGCTCTGGGTTCCAGAGTTACTCGGTTTAAACTTCATCTTCATGCTCTTTTTGGGCATTCTTCTTAAATTAGGTTGA
- a CDS encoding membrane protein produces MGTEFSYLILLLIGVVILLENRLKRLVLLLAFQSVFLLVPLFEDGGYGTHSLFLAGMILLFKVILTPWILFLTARRTNSVESTFPKVDYIPTFALLLIGAIVGFLILGFTKFRFGQVNQMSFLYTFLILYVGMVGFVVRRHWVGVIASFAVFENGTFLLTQILRTELPLGIEFGSFLDAVFIIGAAATLRISMEVSSENEKDEVSV; encoded by the coding sequence ATGGGAACAGAATTCAGTTATCTAATTTTACTTTTAATCGGAGTTGTGATTCTTCTTGAAAATCGTTTGAAAAGACTAGTCCTTCTTCTTGCGTTTCAAAGTGTATTTCTTTTAGTCCCTCTTTTCGAAGATGGTGGATACGGCACTCACAGTTTATTTCTAGCGGGAATGATTTTACTCTTCAAAGTGATCCTAACTCCTTGGATTCTTTTTTTGACCGCCAGGAGAACAAACTCAGTAGAATCTACTTTTCCAAAAGTGGATTATATTCCCACCTTCGCCCTTCTTTTGATAGGAGCAATTGTTGGTTTTCTTATATTAGGTTTTACTAAATTTCGATTCGGCCAAGTAAATCAAATGTCCTTTTTATATACGTTTCTTATATTGTATGTAGGTATGGTGGGATTCGTAGTTCGTCGTCATTGGGTTGGGGTGATCGCTTCGTTTGCTGTTTTTGAAAACGGAACTTTTCTTTTGACTCAAATTTTAAGAACGGAATTGCCTTTAGGAATCGAATTCGGTTCTTTCTTGGATGCGGTATTTATCATCGGAGCAGCAGCAACTCTTAGAATCAGTATGGAAGTTTCCTCCGAAAACGAAAAAGACGAGGTGTCCGTATGA